Proteins co-encoded in one Haloarcula sp. DT43 genomic window:
- a CDS encoding RNA ligase family protein produces the protein MKQFPSIPRADDAPAAPFEEGHLWILEKVDGATMRFQLQQSGLLRFGDRSRVYDDPDAVPAPYRHAVRHVRDNLDRDALRSAVDDVEAYVFFGEAMHHHTIDYDWDRTPSFLGFDVWSAADDRFLSPDVVEGIYERLGLQPVNAVERERRAKEFDPASYEMPQSAWYDGPAEGVVIRNKRGGRAKLLNPDLQEVDKPIPEDADASALARRYATEQRFRKLAAELEDREQTVTVETLYERTLEDIVREEHRRLYHGSDPVDMGTFRSEVAALVRAFLDDR, from the coding sequence ATGAAACAGTTCCCGTCGATTCCACGCGCCGACGACGCTCCTGCGGCTCCCTTCGAGGAGGGACACCTGTGGATTCTGGAGAAGGTCGACGGCGCGACCATGCGCTTTCAACTCCAGCAGTCGGGGCTCCTTCGCTTCGGCGACCGGAGCCGCGTCTACGACGACCCCGACGCGGTGCCGGCCCCGTACCGCCACGCCGTCCGGCACGTCCGTGACAACCTCGACCGCGACGCGCTCCGCAGCGCCGTCGACGACGTCGAGGCGTACGTCTTCTTCGGCGAGGCGATGCACCACCACACAATCGACTACGACTGGGACCGCACGCCGTCGTTTCTCGGCTTCGACGTCTGGTCGGCGGCGGACGACCGGTTTCTCTCCCCGGACGTCGTCGAGGGTATCTACGAGCGGCTCGGCCTCCAGCCCGTCAATGCGGTCGAACGGGAACGGCGGGCCAAGGAGTTCGACCCGGCCAGCTACGAGATGCCGCAGTCGGCGTGGTACGACGGCCCGGCCGAAGGCGTCGTGATTCGGAACAAGCGCGGCGGCCGTGCGAAACTGCTTAATCCCGACTTGCAGGAGGTCGACAAGCCAATCCCAGAGGATGCCGACGCGTCGGCGCTGGCCCGCCGATACGCGACGGAACAGCGGTTCCGGAAGCTCGCTGCCGAACTCGAAGACCGCGAGCAGACAGTGACGGTCGAGACGCTCTACGAGCGAACCCTCGAAGACATCGTCCGGGAAGAGCACAGGCGACTGTATCACGGTTCGGACCCGGTCGATATGGGGACGTTCCGCTCCGAAGTGGCAGCGCTGGTGCGGGCGTTTCTCGACGACCGGTAG
- a CDS encoding helix-turn-helix domain-containing protein, which yields MHNTGDQGSATEAGQPADGAGCGPANRSETDEATREKSLGVELCLGHPDLVLTDATERSPGVTVRPEQMVDDGATTFLVVTAAGETLDRFETELERDGTVCDAVALDWTETERVYRIALADSAVRGTPPLVRAGGRVLDMEGAGGQWHVHAQFRSRSALSQFRTECAERDVSFRLDRLYWTSGEANAGACGLTADQQVALETAHREGYFDVPRGISQAELADELDISPSAMSQRIRRGMDQVIGSELGLSEE from the coding sequence ATGCACAACACCGGCGACCAGGGGTCGGCGACCGAGGCGGGCCAGCCAGCCGATGGCGCTGGGTGCGGGCCGGCAAACCGTTCGGAGACGGATGAGGCGACGCGGGAGAAGAGCCTCGGCGTCGAACTGTGTCTGGGTCACCCGGACCTGGTGCTGACGGACGCGACCGAGCGCAGTCCGGGCGTGACCGTCCGTCCGGAACAGATGGTCGACGATGGGGCCACGACCTTCCTCGTCGTCACGGCGGCGGGCGAGACGCTCGACCGGTTCGAAACGGAACTGGAACGGGACGGCACGGTGTGTGACGCCGTCGCCCTGGACTGGACGGAGACGGAGCGCGTCTACAGGATTGCGCTCGCGGACAGCGCCGTCCGTGGCACACCGCCGCTGGTCCGTGCTGGCGGGCGGGTCCTCGACATGGAAGGGGCCGGCGGGCAGTGGCACGTGCACGCGCAGTTCCGGTCGCGGTCGGCGCTGTCGCAGTTCCGAACCGAGTGTGCCGAACGGGACGTCTCGTTCCGGCTGGACCGGCTGTACTGGACCAGCGGCGAGGCGAACGCCGGGGCCTGCGGCCTGACCGCGGACCAGCAGGTCGCGCTCGAGACGGCCCACAGAGAGGGGTACTTCGACGTGCCCCGCGGGATTTCGCAGGCCGAACTGGCGGACGAACTCGACATCTCCCCGTCGGCGATGTCCCAGCGGATTCGGCGCGGGATGGACCAGGTCATCGGGTCGGAACTCGGGCTCTCCGAGGAGTGA
- a CDS encoding helix-turn-helix transcriptional regulator, with product MRHRIVSGICAFLLLSTVASASAGVAAAETGQYAEYTATVDDTEPAIQAVEATQAVGTGPNGTAYVWERIDGERAGSYRLSVAVSSPQEGLAVCARANGSATCTPVGPNGTAALSTPGSTGLDTLSVSLYNTSANGTLDTRSVSLQPIQRAGDLDADGLTNGNEVAQGTALTTADTDGDGLSDGAEVHQRGTDPAAADTDGDGVEDRTELRQGTDPLDVDTDGDGLSDERELALGTNPTVADTDGDGLSDQREASGETDPTDADTDNDGVVDGRELETGTNPVEADTDDDGVADGRELSLGTDPTVADTDGDGLGDGRELDAGTAPTESDTDGDGLDDGRELSVGTSPTTADTDGDGLSDGQEVSALGTDPLASDTDGDFLTDHQEVAWGTNPNSALTPAWVTSSLLGFLVGIGLTTAAIRRGWVTDLSTAAGLFVYRALELDREIIAVNRDIEATDAAASDGEGSDADTAAEAFERADGYVPDERLVKSMLRAESGRMRQTEIVDATDWSKAKVSRLLSKMVEDDTVVKIRLGRENLICLERAKPAAANSPHADDSKPPAPGG from the coding sequence ATGAGACACCGAATCGTGAGCGGGATATGCGCTTTCCTTCTCCTGTCGACGGTCGCGTCTGCCTCCGCAGGTGTCGCCGCCGCGGAGACCGGCCAGTACGCCGAATACACGGCGACGGTCGACGACACCGAGCCAGCGATACAGGCGGTCGAGGCCACACAGGCTGTCGGGACCGGACCGAACGGGACCGCCTACGTCTGGGAGCGGATAGACGGCGAGCGAGCCGGCAGCTACCGGCTGTCGGTGGCGGTCAGTTCACCACAGGAGGGACTCGCGGTCTGTGCGCGGGCGAACGGTTCGGCGACGTGTACGCCGGTCGGACCGAACGGGACTGCGGCCCTCTCGACTCCCGGGTCAACCGGGCTCGACACCCTCTCTGTCTCGCTCTACAACACGAGCGCCAACGGGACGCTGGATACGCGGTCGGTGTCTCTCCAGCCGATTCAGCGCGCCGGTGACCTCGACGCCGACGGTCTCACCAACGGGAACGAAGTCGCGCAGGGGACGGCTCTCACTACCGCCGACACGGATGGTGACGGGCTCTCGGACGGCGCGGAGGTCCATCAGCGCGGGACCGACCCGGCGGCGGCTGACACCGACGGGGACGGGGTCGAAGACAGGACCGAGCTTCGACAGGGCACCGACCCGCTGGACGTCGACACGGACGGTGACGGGCTCTCGGACGAACGCGAACTGGCCCTGGGAACGAACCCGACCGTCGCCGACACGGACGGCGACGGGCTCTCCGACCAGCGCGAGGCGTCCGGAGAGACCGACCCGACTGATGCCGACACGGACAACGACGGGGTCGTCGACGGGCGGGAACTGGAGACCGGCACCAACCCGGTGGAGGCCGACACCGACGACGACGGCGTCGCCGACGGCCGGGAGCTATCCCTGGGCACGGACCCGACCGTCGCGGACACTGACGGCGATGGCCTCGGGGACGGGAGAGAACTCGACGCGGGCACCGCCCCCACGGAGAGCGATACGGACGGCGACGGGCTCGACGACGGACGCGAACTGTCGGTCGGTACGTCCCCGACAACCGCGGACACCGACGGCGACGGCCTCAGCGACGGGCAGGAGGTCTCGGCCCTCGGAACGGACCCCCTCGCGTCCGATACGGACGGCGACTTCCTGACCGACCACCAGGAGGTCGCCTGGGGGACGAACCCGAACAGCGCGCTGACGCCCGCCTGGGTGACGAGTTCGCTTCTGGGGTTCCTCGTCGGCATCGGGCTCACGACCGCGGCGATACGGCGCGGCTGGGTCACGGACCTCTCGACGGCCGCTGGGCTGTTCGTCTATCGGGCCCTCGAACTGGACCGCGAAATCATCGCGGTCAACCGTGACATCGAGGCCACGGACGCGGCGGCGTCCGACGGCGAGGGCAGCGACGCCGACACCGCGGCCGAGGCGTTCGAGCGGGCGGACGGGTACGTCCCCGACGAACGGCTCGTGAAGTCGATGCTGCGGGCCGAGAGCGGCCGGATGCGCCAGACGGAAATCGTCGACGCGACCGACTGGTCGAAAGCGAAGGTCAGCCGCCTCCTCTCGAAGATGGTCGAGGACGACACGGTGGTGAAAATCCGCCTCGGCAGAGAGAACCTCATCTGCCTGGAGCGGGCAAAGCCCGCGGCCGCGAACTCGCCCCACGCGGACGACAGCAAGCCACCGGCGCCCGGTGGATAA
- a CDS encoding DUF7344 domain-containing protein, producing MSIAETTSEPTTTEAEESATDESPSSESASGDDLTRDDLFHVLQCRRRRLVLKYLHEYSGDGPAEMSDIAEHIAALEHDTTVDSLRSKQRQRVYIALYQSHLPKMDDAGVVNYNQDRGLVEATALADSFDGYLDEEPSLLSTTPAVESVPSTEPSAPTGGHDPGEQWSRRYLGTACAALVAVGGVAVSGAAVPGVALALVVSAAFLLLALGHRLALSGPQSLADRLRTVFGQGP from the coding sequence ATGTCGATAGCCGAAACGACTTCCGAACCCACGACGACCGAGGCTGAGGAGTCCGCGACCGACGAGTCGCCGTCTTCGGAGTCTGCGTCGGGCGACGACCTCACCCGTGACGACCTCTTCCACGTCCTCCAGTGTCGTCGCCGCCGCCTGGTCCTCAAGTACCTCCACGAGTACTCCGGCGACGGGCCGGCCGAGATGAGCGACATCGCCGAGCACATCGCCGCGCTGGAACACGACACGACGGTCGATTCGCTCCGCTCGAAACAGCGCCAGCGCGTCTACATCGCGCTGTACCAGTCACACCTCCCGAAGATGGACGACGCGGGCGTCGTCAACTACAACCAGGACCGCGGACTCGTCGAAGCGACCGCGCTGGCGGACTCCTTCGACGGGTACCTCGACGAGGAGCCCTCGCTCCTGTCGACGACGCCGGCCGTGGAGTCAGTACCGTCGACCGAGCCGAGCGCCCCGACCGGCGGGCACGACCCCGGCGAGCAGTGGTCGAGACGGTATCTCGGCACGGCGTGTGCCGCGCTGGTCGCGGTCGGTGGCGTCGCGGTCAGTGGGGCCGCGGTCCCGGGCGTGGCTCTCGCTCTGGTCGTGAGCGCGGCGTTCCTGCTGCTGGCGCTGGGGCACCGGCTCGCACTGTCGGGGCCCCAGTCGCTCGCAGACCGTCTGCGGACCGTCTTCGGCCAGGGGCCGTAA
- a CDS encoding DUF7344 domain-containing protein: MSPTAGVDDAPAAEGTDGDGLDDATMFELLGNERRRACLQCLAAHETPQSVSALGREVARTVADAETDSDDLYDSVYVSLCQTHLPKLDAVGLVEYERERKQVRRGSRFDAIRRQFEAASTDEGVASDTFRVGLAASASTVVLGGAAVVSPPTVRTVLLLGLVAGHLLVLASTATGSN, translated from the coding sequence GTGTCCCCGACGGCCGGAGTCGACGATGCCCCCGCTGCCGAAGGGACGGACGGGGACGGTCTCGACGACGCGACGATGTTCGAACTTCTCGGCAACGAGCGCCGTCGAGCCTGCTTGCAGTGCCTGGCCGCACACGAGACGCCGCAGTCGGTCAGTGCCCTGGGCCGGGAGGTGGCGCGTACGGTCGCCGACGCGGAGACAGACAGCGACGACCTCTACGACAGCGTGTACGTCTCCCTCTGTCAGACCCACCTTCCCAAACTCGACGCCGTCGGCCTAGTCGAATACGAGCGGGAGCGAAAGCAGGTCCGCCGTGGCTCCAGATTCGACGCTATCAGACGCCAGTTCGAAGCGGCCAGCACGGACGAGGGAGTAGCGAGCGACACCTTTCGAGTCGGTCTCGCGGCGAGCGCCTCGACGGTCGTGCTGGGCGGGGCCGCGGTCGTCAGCCCACCGACGGTCAGGACGGTACTGCTTCTCGGACTGGTCGCGGGTCACCTTCTCGTACTCGCGTCCACTGCCACGGGTAGTAACTGA
- the trkA gene encoding Trk system potassium transporter TrkA: protein MYIVIVGAGEVGSNIAKSLAESHEVAVVDIDPDRVEALMYDADVLGVEGDGAELDTLTEAGIEKADVLIASTDDDETNIVTCGTAVTAADPFTISRVKSAKFLRTWEKSRGAFGVDHMVATNLLTAENIARVIGLPGARDVETFVDGQVQMGEFEVRESSPITNLTVAEADRYESLTFAAVLRGDEVIIPRGETVIKEGDDIVVIGSCESVRLFATEIAPESDSTQNVLVVGGSDVGYHTARLLQDRGIKPRLVERDHDRARELAEALQGTTVLESDATDSEFLEREHVEDADAVVATLDSDEKNLLVTLLAKRLGAERTVAVVNSGEYVSLFEAVGVDVAVNPRETTAEEITRFTREYDATKVAIIESDRAEVLEIEVAADSILAGRPIRESVQELPTGVVIGAISRGGELVIPRGDTVIEPGDHVVVFVEAACLEAVNDKL from the coding sequence GTGTATATCGTAATCGTCGGTGCGGGCGAGGTCGGGTCGAACATCGCAAAGAGCCTCGCCGAAAGCCACGAAGTCGCCGTCGTCGACATCGACCCCGACCGCGTGGAGGCGCTGATGTACGACGCCGACGTGCTCGGTGTCGAAGGTGATGGCGCGGAACTCGACACGCTCACCGAGGCCGGCATCGAGAAGGCGGACGTGCTCATCGCCAGCACCGACGACGACGAGACGAACATCGTCACCTGCGGGACGGCGGTGACGGCCGCCGACCCGTTCACGATTTCCCGCGTCAAGAGCGCGAAGTTCCTCCGGACCTGGGAGAAGTCCAGGGGTGCCTTCGGCGTGGACCACATGGTGGCGACGAACCTGCTGACAGCGGAGAACATCGCCCGCGTCATCGGGCTCCCCGGTGCCCGCGACGTGGAGACGTTCGTCGACGGGCAGGTCCAGATGGGGGAGTTCGAGGTGCGCGAATCCAGCCCCATCACGAACCTGACCGTCGCGGAGGCCGACCGGTACGAGTCGCTGACCTTCGCCGCCGTGTTGCGCGGCGACGAGGTCATCATCCCGCGCGGGGAGACCGTCATCAAGGAGGGGGACGACATCGTCGTCATCGGGAGCTGTGAGAGCGTCCGGCTGTTCGCGACCGAAATCGCGCCGGAGTCGGATTCGACCCAGAACGTCCTCGTCGTCGGCGGCAGCGACGTCGGCTACCACACCGCGCGGCTGCTCCAAGACCGGGGCATCAAACCGCGGCTCGTCGAGCGCGACCACGACCGGGCGCGCGAACTCGCGGAGGCCCTCCAGGGAACCACCGTGCTGGAGAGCGACGCCACCGACAGCGAGTTCCTCGAACGGGAACACGTCGAGGACGCCGACGCCGTGGTCGCGACGCTCGACAGCGACGAGAAGAACCTCCTGGTGACGCTGCTGGCCAAGCGCCTCGGCGCGGAGCGGACCGTCGCCGTCGTCAACTCCGGCGAGTACGTCAGCCTGTTCGAGGCCGTCGGCGTCGACGTGGCCGTCAACCCCCGCGAGACGACCGCCGAGGAGATAACGCGGTTCACCCGGGAGTACGACGCGACGAAGGTCGCCATCATCGAGTCCGACCGCGCCGAGGTGCTCGAAATCGAGGTCGCCGCCGACAGCATCCTCGCCGGGCGGCCGATTCGGGAGTCGGTCCAGGAGCTGCCGACCGGCGTGGTCATCGGGGCCATCAGCCGCGGCGGCGAGTTGGTCATCCCGCGCGGTGACACCGTCATCGAACCCGGCGACCACGTCGTGGTGTTCGTCGAAGCCGCCTGCCTGGAGGCGGTCAACGACAAACTGTAG
- the phoU gene encoding phosphate signaling complex protein PhoU: protein MPRDSYQEGLNSLREDVLYMSEIVLERLRLGLDALEQKDEEMAREVIEGDHEINQLYLDLEQDCIDLLALQQPVASDLRFVAASFKIITDLERIGDLATNLGEYSLEAERDVYPEVDIQDVADVTIEMVENAMDAYGNEDADQCYAIADIDDEVDERCEAASETVVRDLIEREIDTDSSEEDIEQLMADVSRLLLTIRDIERVGDHAVNIAARTLYMVENDDDLIY from the coding sequence ATGCCACGCGATTCCTATCAGGAGGGACTGAACTCGCTCCGCGAGGACGTCCTCTACATGTCCGAAATCGTCCTCGAACGCCTCCGGCTGGGGCTGGACGCGCTCGAACAGAAAGACGAGGAGATGGCCCGGGAGGTCATCGAGGGCGACCACGAGATAAACCAGTTGTATCTCGACCTCGAACAGGACTGCATCGACCTGCTGGCGCTGCAACAGCCGGTCGCGTCGGACCTCCGGTTCGTCGCCGCGTCGTTCAAAATCATCACCGACCTCGAACGCATCGGCGACCTCGCCACGAACCTCGGCGAGTACTCGCTCGAAGCCGAACGCGACGTGTATCCCGAGGTCGACATCCAGGACGTCGCCGACGTGACCATCGAGATGGTCGAAAACGCGATGGACGCCTACGGTAACGAGGACGCAGACCAGTGCTACGCTATCGCCGACATCGACGACGAAGTGGACGAACGCTGTGAGGCCGCCTCGGAGACGGTCGTGCGCGACCTCATCGAGCGGGAGATAGACACCGACTCGAGCGAGGAGGATATCGAGCAGCTGATGGCCGACGTGTCCCGGCTCCTGCTGACGATTCGGGACATCGAGCGGGTCGGGGACCACGCCGTCAACATCGCCGCGCGGACGCTGTACATGGTCGAGAACGACGACGACCTCATCTACTAG
- the radB gene encoding DNA repair and recombination protein RadB has product MSEYVPTGCDAIDGLLGGGLERGAVTQVYGPPAAGKTNFALSAVMEVAAAGDAALYIDTEGLSADRMAQVAGGRARGTAQTVDDLAGRLIVTEALDYDEQAEAVQDAAEFAAEVELIVLDSATGFYRLRRDDADGGETLRDVARQITHLLSLARKHDLAVLFTNQVFTDPDSDRSTALGGHTLNHWSGAIVRLDRFRGGNRRATLEKHRAKPAGDTVQFRITDSGLVGDDAVEPA; this is encoded by the coding sequence GTGAGCGAGTACGTCCCGACCGGGTGCGACGCTATCGACGGCCTGCTAGGTGGTGGGCTCGAACGCGGCGCGGTGACGCAGGTGTACGGCCCGCCGGCGGCCGGCAAGACCAACTTCGCCCTGTCGGCGGTGATGGAAGTCGCCGCCGCCGGCGACGCGGCGCTGTACATCGACACCGAGGGGCTCTCGGCCGACCGGATGGCGCAGGTCGCCGGCGGCCGCGCACGCGGGACCGCACAGACGGTCGACGACCTCGCCGGCCGGCTCATCGTCACAGAGGCGCTCGACTACGACGAGCAGGCCGAGGCCGTCCAGGACGCCGCCGAATTCGCCGCCGAGGTCGAACTCATCGTCCTCGACAGCGCGACCGGGTTCTATCGGCTCCGCCGGGACGACGCGGACGGCGGCGAGACGCTGCGGGACGTGGCCCGCCAGATTACCCACCTGCTCTCGCTGGCCCGCAAACACGACCTCGCGGTCCTGTTTACGAACCAGGTGTTCACCGACCCCGACAGCGACCGCTCGACGGCGCTGGGCGGCCACACCCTCAACCACTGGTCGGGCGCAATCGTCCGCCTGGACCGCTTCCGGGGCGGCAACCGCCGCGCCACGCTGGAAAAGCACCGCGCCAAGCCCGCCGGCGACACTGTCCAGTTCCGCATCACCGACTCGGGACTCGTGGGCGACGACGCGGTCGAACCGGCGTAA
- a CDS encoding sugar ABC transporter substrate-binding protein: MVVDETGDGTADRRTYLKALGTIGAAGLAGCASDGGGNGGGGSGSGGGGSTSTEWSYDGEIDQAFVSPDNLENDIWQTFLAGAEEAASALGLTVDYQGHGGQESQQISQLQSAIAAGADILTGTAYQNSGVRSVAETAAEGGVPFTSYWTMANWWTPMDSGPEFLQYQIPEVVRTGAATARVLFEAMGGSGNFVHITGVPGHVGSHRNAGVEQAMEDYPDIERLGGPIPSEWTRSTGRQAMSDFISQYGDDIDGVYGQNDGVALGAISVLEENDMAVPVVGYDGFRETTELIRDRSADSGEPYIAGTFAAQPFWQGGYAVVKGYDWLNGWRPEAPERMMFGGGVMILNDGLSQDTFSGLDVSFTEPSQYLDIAFSDGQSPYDWEAMSYELSGDDWDPQNLLVPIRQEDFSQLLWTEENRPSNYEVPDVYDDTELFDRVEEDYRERFENGLNPYA; this comes from the coding sequence ATGGTAGTCGACGAGACTGGTGACGGCACGGCGGACCGGCGGACGTACTTGAAGGCGCTGGGCACTATCGGTGCCGCTGGGCTTGCCGGGTGCGCGAGTGACGGTGGGGGCAACGGAGGCGGTGGCAGCGGTAGCGGTGGTGGCGGCTCGACCTCGACAGAGTGGTCGTACGACGGCGAAATCGACCAGGCGTTCGTCTCGCCGGACAACCTGGAGAACGACATCTGGCAGACGTTCCTCGCCGGCGCCGAGGAGGCGGCGTCTGCGCTGGGGCTGACGGTCGACTATCAGGGGCACGGCGGGCAGGAGTCCCAGCAGATATCGCAGTTGCAGTCGGCTATCGCGGCCGGTGCGGACATCCTGACCGGGACGGCCTACCAGAACTCCGGCGTCCGGTCGGTCGCCGAGACGGCCGCCGAGGGGGGCGTTCCGTTCACCTCCTATTGGACGATGGCCAACTGGTGGACACCCATGGACAGCGGCCCCGAGTTCCTCCAGTACCAGATCCCGGAGGTCGTCCGGACTGGCGCGGCCACCGCGCGTGTGCTGTTCGAGGCGATGGGTGGGTCGGGTAACTTCGTCCACATCACGGGGGTGCCGGGCCACGTTGGGTCACACCGCAACGCGGGGGTAGAGCAGGCGATGGAGGACTACCCGGACATCGAGCGCCTCGGCGGCCCGATTCCCAGCGAGTGGACACGCTCGACGGGCCGACAGGCGATGTCCGACTTCATCTCCCAGTACGGTGACGACATCGACGGCGTCTACGGTCAGAACGACGGCGTCGCGCTCGGTGCCATCTCGGTCCTCGAAGAGAACGACATGGCCGTGCCCGTGGTCGGGTACGACGGCTTCCGCGAGACGACCGAACTCATCAGGGACCGGTCGGCCGACTCGGGCGAGCCGTACATCGCCGGGACGTTCGCCGCCCAGCCGTTCTGGCAGGGCGGCTACGCCGTGGTCAAAGGGTACGACTGGCTCAACGGCTGGCGGCCCGAAGCCCCCGAGCGGATGATGTTCGGTGGTGGGGTCATGATTCTCAACGACGGCCTCTCACAGGACACGTTCAGCGGTCTGGACGTCTCGTTCACCGAACCGTCACAGTACCTCGACATCGCGTTCAGCGACGGGCAGTCACCCTACGACTGGGAGGCGATGTCCTACGAGTTGAGCGGCGATGACTGGGACCCACAGAACTTGCTGGTCCCGATTCGCCAGGAGGACTTCAGCCAGTTGCTCTGGACCGAGGAGAACAGGCCGTCGAACTACGAGGTTCCCGACGTCTACGACGACACTGAACTGTTCGACCGCGTCGAGGAGGACTACCGGGAGCGATTCGAGAACGGGCTGAACCCGTACGCATAG
- a CDS encoding sugar ABC transporter ATP-binding protein — translation MVANTATDDTVTKSRSAGETRAHLRVEGLSKSFRNVDALKDVSLHIRTGEVVGLVGENGAGKSTLLKLLTGIYEPTAGRIVINGDPVEISGPRDAAKRGIAIVKQEQDVVPNLTGYENLYLGRIPDYARGGIIDSDSMREDAQQIVDDLGMSFDVAKPVKSYSFNERQMLEVAKAFSESIHTDNPVILLDEPTAGLEEDSRELLFERIEELRDQASFVFVSHELDEVLEISDRIYVLKDGALVSEESADEATESTLQQAMVGRETADEYYRTDRQRRISDDAETVLRAEGIGREDALTDLSFTLHEGEIFGVVGVEGCGKSALGRVLCGVDPPDTGTIRIHGERIEPGSMSDMVDAGLGYVPKDRKSEGLLLYQSLPMNISLPSIGTDRVTDTLYGIGSALNLVDHDKEVALAEAAVEELDIRTPSIDTLVHQLSGGNQQKVVLGKWLMREADILILDNVTRGIDVAAKEEVYRVCRDLVENGVSLVFIGDELPEVIGMSNRIGVMKKGRLVDVVDAPPGGKPTESDLITEMI, via the coding sequence ATGGTAGCTAACACGGCGACGGATGACACCGTCACGAAGAGCAGGTCGGCCGGCGAGACGCGGGCCCACCTCCGGGTCGAGGGGCTTTCGAAATCTTTCCGAAACGTCGACGCACTCAAAGATGTCTCGTTGCACATCCGGACGGGCGAGGTAGTCGGCCTCGTCGGCGAGAACGGTGCCGGGAAGAGCACGCTGTTGAAACTGCTGACTGGCATCTACGAGCCGACCGCGGGCCGCATCGTCATCAACGGCGACCCGGTCGAAATCAGTGGCCCACGCGACGCCGCCAAGCGTGGTATCGCTATCGTCAAGCAGGAACAGGACGTCGTCCCCAACCTCACCGGCTACGAGAACCTCTATCTCGGGCGCATCCCGGACTACGCCCGCGGGGGAATCATCGACAGCGACAGCATGCGCGAGGACGCCCAGCAGATCGTCGACGACTTGGGCATGAGCTTCGACGTGGCGAAACCGGTCAAGTCCTACAGTTTCAACGAGCGCCAGATGCTGGAAGTGGCGAAAGCCTTCAGCGAGTCCATCCACACCGACAACCCCGTAATCCTGCTGGACGAACCGACCGCCGGCCTCGAAGAAGACAGCCGTGAACTGCTGTTCGAGCGGATAGAGGAACTCCGCGACCAGGCGTCGTTCGTCTTCGTCTCCCACGAACTCGACGAGGTGCTGGAGATAAGCGACCGGATATACGTCCTCAAGGACGGCGCGCTCGTCAGCGAGGAGTCGGCCGACGAGGCCACCGAGTCGACGCTCCAGCAGGCGATGGTCGGCCGCGAGACGGCCGACGAGTACTACCGGACGGACCGTCAGCGCCGGATAAGCGACGACGCCGAGACGGTGTTGCGGGCAGAGGGCATCGGACGCGAGGACGCGCTCACTGACCTGTCGTTCACGCTGCACGAGGGAGAGATATTCGGCGTGGTCGGGGTCGAGGGCTGTGGGAAGAGCGCCCTGGGTCGCGTTCTCTGTGGCGTCGACCCGCCCGATACGGGGACGATACGCATCCACGGCGAGCGCATCGAGCCGGGGTCGATGTCCGATATGGTCGACGCCGGGCTGGGCTATGTCCCCAAAGACCGGAAGTCCGAGGGACTGTTGCTCTACCAATCGCTCCCGATGAATATCTCGCTGCCAAGCATCGGTACCGACCGCGTCACCGACACTCTCTACGGTATCGGCTCGGCGCTCAACCTCGTCGACCACGACAAGGAGGTAGCGCTGGCAGAGGCAGCCGTCGAAGAACTGGACATCCGCACCCCGAGTATCGACACGCTCGTCCACCAACTGAGCGGGGGGAACCAGCAGAAGGTCGTCCTCGGGAAGTGGCTCATGCGCGAGGCTGACATCCTTATCCTGGACAACGTCACTCGGGGTATCGACGTCGCCGCCAAAGAGGAAGTCTACCGGGTGTGTCGTGACCTCGTCGAGAACGGCGTCTCGCTCGTGTTCATCGGCGACGAACTCCCCGAAGTCATCGGGATGTCGAACCGTATCGGCGTGATGAAGAAGGGCCGGCTTGTCGACGTCGTCGACGCCCCGCCGGGCGGGAAGCCGACCGAATCAGACCTCATAACCGAGATGATTTAA